One genomic window of Canis aureus isolate CA01 chromosome 15, VMU_Caureus_v.1.0, whole genome shotgun sequence includes the following:
- the ZFP42 gene encoding zinc finger protein 42 homolog, whose amino-acid sequence MDQQLKKRVKTCGQKGPGRRAFSRDKPRPSKPQPVQQELCNTTWAFEDESMFFETSHLVVGEDSFSDCYIECIIRGEFSEPILEEESLKSLDYLEEGSEQELSQQVLTASSLLEKSLKCMQKGAKQELPQQIVRENSELENSETIKSKKLPCGGIPSMDLSDPKQCAEFAGKKPTKDKESEAPEKIVCPHSGCTKKLKSRASLRKHLLVHGPRDHVCAECGRAFNERAKLKRHFLVHTGERPFRCTFEGCGKRFSLDYNLRTHVCIHTGEKRFVCPFESCGKRFIQSNNLKAHILTHAKTNKNQ is encoded by the coding sequence ATGGATCAGCAACTGAAGAAAAGGGTGAAGACTTGTGGCCAGAAAGGCCCGGGTAGAAGAGCCTTCAGTAGAGATAAGCCAAGGCCATCCAAGCCACAGCCAGTCCAACAGGAACTTTGCAACACAACATGGGCCTTCGAAGATGAAAGTATGTTCTTTGAAACTAGCCATCTGGTTGTTGGAGAAGATTCCTTCTCTGACTGTTACATAGAATGCATAATAAGGGGTGAGTTTTCTGAACCCATCCTGGAAGAAGAGTCACTTAAGTCCCTTGACTACCTGGAAGAAGGATCAGAACAAGAGCTTTCTCAACAGGTTCTCACAGCAAGCTCACTTCTGGAAAAATCTCTGAAATGCATGCAAAAAGGAGCAAAGCAAGAACTTCCTCAACAAATTGTTAGAGAGAATTCAGAGCTTGAGAATTCTGAGACCATAAAAAGCAAGAAGCTTCCTTGTGGAGGAATACCTAGCATGGACTTATCCGATCCTAAACAGTGTGCAGAATTTGCtggaaagaaaccaacaaaagaTAAGGAATCTGAGGCTCCAGAAAAAATTGTTTGTCCCCACAGTGGATGCACAAAAAAGTTAAAGAGTAGAGCTTCCCTGAGAAAGCATCTCCTCGTCCATGGTCCTCGAGATCACGTATGTGCAGAATGTGGGAGAGCATTCAATGAGCGTGCGAAactaaaaagacattttctgGTTCATACTGGAGAGAGGCCATTCCGGTGCACCTTTGAAGGATGTGGGAAACGCTTTTCCCTGGACTACAATTTGCGTACACACGTATGCATCCACACTGGGGAGAAACGTTTTGTGTGTCCCTTTGAAAGCTGTGGC